A part of Sandaracinaceae bacterium genomic DNA contains:
- a CDS encoding beta-ketoacyl-ACP synthase III yields the protein MRQPHSTSTALTGSASFAPPHVVTNEQLCTAYNTWARSENARRQGTDEPALDESTPEFIERASGILRRHYWDAEGILDPNRLCPRIPDRADDVLSVQGEMAVRAARGALESAGREAEEIDLVIVGSSALQRPYPALAIEVQAEIGARGHAFDVSVGCSSGTYGIQLAVDAIRGGTAQRALVCTPELPSAYCNFRDRDSHFILGDAAAAVVIEPLEGATKGFEILATRAASQMSSAVRNNGGFLNRGDEDRRDDADKLFYQQGRRVFRDIVHLVPTLVRAQLDALGLAPEEVSRYWLHQANARMNSAVLERILGRSPENGEAPSVLSEYANTAAAGCLVALDAYRDDLKSGDVGVLCAFGAGYTVGSQVLRKL from the coding sequence TTGCGACAGCCTCACTCCACATCCACGGCCCTCACGGGCAGCGCCTCGTTCGCGCCACCGCACGTGGTGACCAACGAGCAGCTCTGCACGGCCTACAACACGTGGGCCCGTAGCGAGAACGCCCGCCGCCAGGGCACCGACGAGCCCGCGCTCGACGAGTCCACGCCCGAGTTCATCGAGCGCGCGTCGGGCATCCTGCGCCGCCACTACTGGGACGCCGAGGGAATCCTCGACCCCAACCGGCTCTGCCCGCGCATCCCGGACCGCGCCGACGACGTGCTGTCGGTCCAGGGCGAGATGGCGGTCCGCGCCGCGCGCGGCGCGCTCGAGTCCGCGGGGCGCGAGGCGGAGGAGATCGACCTCGTCATCGTGGGCTCGTCCGCGCTGCAGCGGCCCTACCCCGCGCTCGCCATCGAGGTGCAGGCGGAGATCGGCGCCCGCGGCCACGCGTTCGACGTGTCGGTCGGCTGCAGCAGCGGCACCTACGGCATCCAGCTCGCGGTCGACGCGATCCGCGGCGGCACCGCGCAGCGCGCGCTCGTGTGCACGCCCGAGCTGCCGAGCGCGTACTGCAACTTCCGCGATCGCGACAGCCACTTCATCCTGGGCGACGCGGCGGCCGCCGTCGTGATCGAGCCCCTCGAGGGCGCGACGAAGGGCTTCGAGATCCTCGCCACCCGCGCGGCGTCGCAGATGAGCAGCGCGGTGCGCAACAACGGCGGCTTCCTGAACCGCGGCGACGAGGACCGCCGGGACGACGCGGACAAGCTCTTCTACCAGCAAGGTCGCCGGGTCTTTCGCGACATCGTGCACCTCGTGCCCACGCTGGTCCGCGCGCAGCTCGACGCGCTCGGCCTCGCGCCCGAAGAGGTCTCTCGCTACTGGCTGCACCAGGCCAACGCCCGCATGAACAGCGCGGTGCTCGAGCGCATCCTCGGCCGCTCCCCCGAGAACGGCGAGGCTCCGTCGGTGCTCTCGGAGTACGCCAACACGGCGGCCGCGGGCTGCCTGGTCGCGCTCGACGCGTACCGCGACGACCTGAAGTCGGGAGACGTCGGCGTGCTCTGCGCGTTCGGCGCCGGCTACACGGTCGGCTCCCAGGTCCTGCGCAAGCTCTGA